ctgCCGGGTACCCGGTGTCGCGGCGGACGAGCTCCTCGAGCCGCGGCGGGCGTATTTCCTCCTGCCCATGGACATGCTCTACTCCGTGCTCACCGATGAGGAGATGGTCGCGCTCTCCAGCTtccacgccgccaccgcggccaCCTCGTCGTGGAAGAGGATCGCCACCGGTCGGAGTCGCGACGGGAGCCATGGCCGGAGCAGCGAGCCgacggacgacgacgagatgaTGAGCGATGATGGCGGCAAGTTCTTTCCGGTGCTCAGCCTGCAGCTCCAGgcgccggacgccgccgccgctggaggAGTCaagccgagcggcggcgccgccggcatgAGGCGGAACCGATCATGGCATCCACGGCTGGAGGCCATCGACGAGGTGCCGTGAGCCGGCGGTTGATCGGTCGCCGGAGACGTAAGCAGCTTGCTTTTGCTAGTGTTAGGCAGCTAGCTTGAGCTGGCTCTCGAGTGTACATTAGCTAGCTCTAGCTATTTTTCCctatttcctttttccttttctcttcttctttttcttttttcttcctctgtaaagctcacattttttttttgctctatAGTTTTGAGATTTTGCGACAAGAAATTATATCCATTATGTATATTCCCATCAGATATCATAAAGATCAGcaataaaaaaggaaacatgTTCCTTGAAACAAGACCTGGCTATGCTTTTCTTCTGTGAtgttcacctttttttttttgctataattGTTCTGGTATTTTg
This is a stretch of genomic DNA from Oryza brachyantha chromosome 1, ObraRS2, whole genome shotgun sequence. It encodes these proteins:
- the LOC102702883 gene encoding uncharacterized protein LOC102702883 — encoded protein: MGITPSCIPLAPVAGGGSSSSSTACKIIHVDGTVTRLARPVRASELMVDYPGQFVCDSGRLAVGCRVPGVAADELLEPRRAYFLLPMDMLYSVLTDEEMVALSSFHAATAATSSWKRIATGRSRDGSHGRSSEPTDDDEMMSDDGGKFFPVLSLQLQAPDAAAAGGVKPSGGAAGMRRNRSWHPRLEAIDEVP